The nucleotide sequence CCTGCAGGAACAGCGGGATCCGGGTTTCGTGCCACAGCGCCTTGCCGAGGAGGAACGGCGAATTCGCGCCGACGGCGACCTGGACGCCCGCCAGCGCCTGCGCCGCGTTCCAATGCGCCGCGAACTCCTCCGGCGCGACCTGCAGATGCAGCTGAACGGAGGTGCAGGCGGCCTCGGGCAAGATGGATTCGGAGTAGCTGCGCAGCCGCTCGGGCTGACGGCCGGGGAGCGGCGAGCCCTCCATCGAGAGCACGGTGCGCTCGCCGCGCGCGGCGAAGATCCGGTCGTTGAGCAGCGAATACCGGGCGTTGTTGGTCAGCCACTTCTGGTCGAAGTGCTCGTGTCGCAGCGTCGGGAGGATGCCGATCATCGCCAGGGAGGCGCCGGATTCCTCGGCCTTGCGGGAGGCGGCGCCCAGATACGCGTGGAGGTCGTCCTCCAGTTGCAGCGCGGACTCACCCGCCAACGGCCGCGGCGGCACGTTGAGTTCCAGGTTGTGCTGGCCGAGTTCGGTGGTGAACGACGGATCGTTCAGCGCTTCGAGCACGGTGGTGTTCGTCATCGACGGGCGCATCTGGCCGTCGACGAGGTTGAGTTCGACCTCGAGGCCGATGTTCTTGCGCGGGAAGGAAAAACTTCCGTCGGTGAGCATACGGGCCAAGGTGTCGAGGCAGCGCTGGACCTTTCGGCGATAGCGGCCGCGATCCTGCGGCTCGGAGGGGTCCGCCGAAAGATTCTTACCCATGTTCGTCGAGCTCCTCATTGGCCACGCTCCGCGAGATCCAGGCGGGACTGCCAGGCGGCCCAACGGTTTCACGCCTCGCAGTCGCCCGGCTAGCGGCCAAACTGGTGCTCTCTGTCACTAGGGGTTAACTGACAGCAAAATACCTCCATACGTACTATTTACCCGCAGGCGATCGGACGCAAACGGCACGCAGCGGGCGGATGACACACTCTCCCGGTGGCAGAACTGATCACCATCGACGACCGCGACGATCCGCGGCTCGACGATTTCCGCGACTTGTCCACAGCCGATCGGCGTCCCGATAGGCCGGGTGGGCGGGGCTTTGTGATCGCCGAAGGCACCGTCGTGGTCGAGCGCCTGTTCAAGTCCCCCTATCCGGTCCGTTCCCTGCTCGGGGTGGAACGGCGATTCCGCGAACTGGGCGGCGACCTGGACCTTGTCGACGTCCCCGGCTATGTGACTTCGGCCGAGACGATGGCCGATGTGGTCGGATTCCATCTGAACCGGGGCATCCTGGCCGTCGCGGACCGGCCGGTCCCGCCGTCGACGGTCGAAGAGGTCATCGACGGTGCGCGCGTGCTCGCGGTGCTCGAAGGCGTCGGTGACCACGAGAATCTCGGTTCGCTGTTCCGCAACGCGGCTGCGCTCGGCGTCGACGGGGTCCTGCTCGGCGCCGGCTGTTCGGACCCGCTGTACCGGCGCAGCGTCCGCGTCTCGATGGGGCACGTGCTGCGCGTGCCGTTCGCGACCTTCGGCTCCTGGCCCGGCGACCTGGAATTGCTGCGGGAACGCGGTTTCCGTATCGCTGCCCTCACTCCTCGTGCGGATTCCGTTTCGCTGCGCCAGTTACGGGACCAGACACCGGAGAAGGTCGCGCTGATGCTGGGCGCGGAAGGCCCCGGCCTGACCGAAGAGGCCATCGCCGCCGCCGACGTCGCGGTGCGGATCCCGATGCCGGAAGGCGTCGATTCGCTGAATGTCGCCACGGCGGGCGCGATCGCGTTCTACGAGACGCGTCCACCGCTATCGTGAGCACCCGAGCGATCACGAGGAGAACCGATGGAATTGCGGATCCGTGAGGGACGCGCGGTGCTGGCCGGTCCGGGCGGCGAACGCGCGCGCGAAGTGGACCCGCATTCACTCGCGATCGGTTCGGATCTCGCTCAGGCGCTGCACGAATGGGCCAGGGTCGCGTCCGCCGTGGGCGGCACCGGCACCGAGGCGGCTTCCGTGGTCTCCCAGCGAGGCCGCCAGCTCGCACAGCGGGTCGCCGCCACGATGGGCACGTCGGTGCGGTTCGTCGATCCCGTCTCCGGTGACGGCGTCATCATCGATCCGCCCGCCCCCGCACCCCGCAACGAACTCGCGCGGCGGCTCTTCGGCACGCCGGACCCCGCCGGGGAACCGACACCGTGGCTGACCGGGCTGACCGTCTCCGCGTTCGCCGCGGCCTTGGTCGTCGTGGCGATGCTGGCACTGGCGAACACCCTCGCGCGCGAGACCAACGGCTGGCTCGCGCTGCTCGCGTCGGCCGTCGTGACCGCCGGGATCACGCCGTCACTGTGGCTCGCGCGTCGGGTGCCGATCGTGCGGTGGGCGGCCTTCGGCGCGGCGGCGGGGATCGTGATCGCGTGGATCGGCGTGCTGGTCGTCGTCTTCTAGAGATCGAAAACCGTGTCGATCGGCTCGTCGTGGTCGTCCTCGACGGGGTCCGGCCGCGGCGCGGGCTTCCCGGTCAGCGCCCGCCGGATGGTCGCCGTGATGACCTCGCCGAGCGCGCTCGCACTCGACGCCAGCGCCTTGTCGGTGAGCCGGACCTCGCCGATCACGCCGCCGGGACCGACGGTCACCGTCACCGTCTCGTCGGGGGAGGTCACCTCGGTCACCTCACCCGCCGCGGCGAGCGCCTTGGCGTTCTCGGCCTTGCGCGCTTCGACCTCGCGCAGCTGCCAGCGCATTTCCTCGATCAGCTGCGGATTGCTGAGGTTCGCCATGGTCATTCCTCCGTGGTGCCCGGGCGAAGGCTGTGCGCCACGCGGGACGCGGCCTCGGCGACCGCGGGCCACGCCTCCATCGAATCCGCGGTCACCGCGAGGATCACGACGCCTTCGCCAGTGGGCAGTGGAACCTGAAACTCCGCCTTGATCCGGGGCTGGACCAGGTCGTCCGCCCGCCCGGTGAGCTCGGGCGGAAGCCGGAATTCGCCGACCTCGATCGCCGCCAGCGCGGGGCCGAGCGGTAACCGGACCGCACGAACATCCGCCCGCGGGTGATTTCGCCGATAGACGTTCAGCAACGCACTCGTCATCACCTCGCCGTCCGGTTCAGCCGGCCCGGTGCGGACGGACGGCAAGCGGACGGTCCCGAGGGCCAGTGTGGCCACGTGCTCCGGGCCTTCGCCGACGGCGAATCTGCCGAACAGGCGGACGCCGTTCTCCTTGAAGTAAGGGGTCAGCGACCTCAGATGAGCACTGAACTCTCCGGCATCCGTCCCGGTGGCCTCGGCCACCTTCTGGCCGAGGGCCTTCGCGATCCCCGCGTTCGTTTCGTCGTCGGCCGTCACCGGCATGCCGATGAAGCCAGGCGGCAAATCCAGGAGCAGGCCGGTCTCGGTCGAGGTCATGAATCAGCTCCAGGCCTTGTCTTCCGCGCGTTCGCGTCGCCGCTCCGGGGTGTTGTCCGCGGCGACCCCCGCTTCGGCGGCGTTGCCCACCGCGACGGCTCCCCACAGGATGGGCAGCCCGTTGAAGATCGACGCCGACGCCATGGCGGCTTGCCCGGCGTCCTTGGGCCACCAGTAGTTCTTGAAGTCGTCGATCGGGCCTTCGAAGCTCAGCCCGGCCACTTCGGTACCCGCGTCGGTCTGGAACTGCGCGCCCACCGAACCCAGGCCCAGGGGCTTGATCCACGGACTGTTCGGGAAAAGGGCGCCTAGGCCGGAGGTGGCCACCCCGGCCAGGTCGAACGCGATCGTCTCCGGCGAGACGTCGGCCCCGGCGAAGGCGGCCGTGGCGTGACCCGCGGTCGCGACGACCCCGAGGCTGGTGCCCACGGCGGAGACGACGTCACCAGCCGGTGGCGGAATGAACTCCCCGGCCAGGCCCAGGAGGTTGCCCGCGTCGCCCACGACGTCCGAGACCTTCGACAGGACCTCGGCGTTGTCTTGAACGGCGTCCCAGACCGCGTCCACCACGTCGGCGGTCAGATTGACCAGATCCTTGACGACGCCGGTGACCGCGTCGACGACGTCGTCCAGGAGATCGGGCTCGTCGGGAGCGAGTTCTTTCGCCTTCCGGAGCAAGTCCGCGACGCGAGCGGCGACCGAGGTGTGCTGGGCGAACAGTTCTTTCGCGGCTTCCTGAACCTCCGTGCAGCCGTCGATGGCCGCTTGGAGTTGACGTCCGGCGTTGTCGAGAAGCGCCTGCGCGATCCGCAAGGACTGCTGGTCGGTGAACGTCTGGCTCGCCAGTGCGAAGTCCGGGTTGGCACGAGCCTGCTCGGCGGCCTGGGCGGCAGCCTGAGCCCGGCGCTCCAGGTCCGCTGCTTGACGCTGCATTTCGCCGAGGTCGCGAGCCCAGCCTTCGAGTGCGTAGGCGGCTTGCGCCATCGAACGCGCGGCACCGTCCAAGTACTCGGGCAGCGGGCCGAGACGGCGTGCGAACGCTTCGCTCGCTTCACCGGTCCAGATTCCCTGCTTCGTGACGATCTGGCGCAGCATGGTGTCGGCCTCTTCGAGGTCGCGGCTGACCGTGCGGTATTTCTCGGCCAGCTCGCCGACGCCCCCGACGTCACCGGGAGCCGGGTCGAAGCCGAGCGCGGGGTACGGGTTCCCGGTCACCTGCCGCCTCCGAGGATGTCGGTGATGCCGCCGGTGTAGCCGCCGCCGACCGGCCCGCCGTCGTCACCGAGCGGGAATCGAGGCGAGGGATCGGGGCCACCGGTGCCACTGGGTTTCGGCGGGCCGTCGACAGGATCGGGAATCAGGTCACCGAGCTTGTCGAGGCCCTCGCCGAACTCTTCTTCCATCTTCTGGTACTTCTGCTGAGCGGTCTTCAGTCTTTCGGTGACGCCTTCCGCGGCCTCACCGAGCCTTCCGATACCGAATTCCCAGGCTTCCTCGAAATCCATGCCGGATTTCGCGAGATCCGGGTTGCCGAGCGCACCCCATACGCCTCCGCCGGCGAGTTTCTTGTTAGCGTCCGCCATCCGGTCGGCGCCGGTTTCGAGATCACCGATGAGCTTCCCCAGCTCGGCGATCTTCACCGCGTACCCGGCCATGCCGTCCTCCCCTGTGAATCGGTGTCGAAAGGCTCAGGGCCGTTCGACCGTTCCGGAATCCGACGATCGTTCGTTCATCCGCGTTCCCCGGACGAAGACGATTTCGTTCTGCCATTCGTATTTGCCCCGGCGCCAGGCGGTGTAGAAGTAGCCGAAACCGGCGGCCAGCTGCGCCGCGAGCTCGGGATCGAGCCCGCTGACGATCGTATTGACGTGGACTGCCGGGTCTTCGGCGGTGAACCGGTTCGCGAGCCACCCCACGCGAGTGGAACGCGGCACCAGGTGGATCCAGAGCGCGGCGGCCACGATTCCGGGGAGCAACAGCGCAACGCCGAGGTAGAACAGCCATTCGTGCGGGGTCAGCTTGCCCACGAGCACGAGGACGCCGCACAGCAGAACCGCGATCACGCCGGTGAACAGGGGAAATTGCGGGGAGCCCGGGTAGAACCCGCTTCGGTGCCGGGGCGGTGCGGCCGGGTCGCGCTGCAGCAGGAGAAGCCTGTCGGCACTGGTCGCGAGTTCCCGGGTGATGACCATGCCGTTCTGGTGGGCGAGCTCGGCGACGTACCGGCGAGCCAGCCTCACGTGCCGAAGGCTGAGCCAAACCTCGTTTTCGCCGCGGATCCGCCGGAGCAGAGCGCGTTGCCCGGCGGGGTCCGGTTTCGGCTGCCAATGGTCATAGAGCCGCCCCGGAAAGCTGTCCGGCGCGTACTGGAAACTCAGCAGGCTCGGATCGGAAGGCGGGATTTCGATATACCGCCGATCGGCGGCCATTTGCCGGATCACCTGCGGATCCATCGCCCATATCGAGGGCGAGACATGGACGACGGGACGGCCGTCGAAGTGCAGATACCGCAGTGAGCCCAGCCGGCACGCCCAGTCGACGCCCAGAGAGACCGGCTGGATGCCTTGTTGCGACAGGTACACCGATGATCACCCTCCCCGGCGCCGAGGGTAACCGAGTCACACGCGTTTGTAGAACTTGAGACTCGGCCCGCCCGCCTGTGTCGCGGACTGCCCGTAAAGCTCATAACCGTGGTACGCGGCGATCTGCACGACCAGGTCGGCGGGCATCTGATAGGAGCGCATCGCGAATTCCACGTGCGGGCTGCCGTCGAATTCCCGCGCCAGCCAGCCGACGCGAGTGGTACGCGGGAACAGGCCGGTGGTGAACGCGGCCGGGACGGCGCCGGCGAAAGCCGCCATGAACAGGAGGCTGACGATGGGGGCCTCGTGGCCCGACGGCATTCCGACGATCACCGCCGCGGCGCTGAGGAGAACGAAGACGGTGACGGGTGCGATGTTGTTCAGCCACGCGTAGCGGAACCGGAATCCGGTGGGTGCGGGCAAGGGAAGCCGCGGCGGTGAAGGATCCCGGCTGAGCAGGAGGACCCGATCGTTCGGATCGGCGAATTCGGCCGCGACACGCAGGCCTTCGGTTTCGGCGAGCTCCGCGACACGCCGAGCGGAGAGGTTCGCGTGCTTGAGGCTGACCCAGACCTGTTCGGAGCCGGTGAGGTGGTTCAGCAGCCACCGTTCGCGGTCTTTGTCCGGTCTGTCCGGCCCGTCGAAGACGGGGACCGGCGGCACGTGCTGCGGCGCGAACTGGAAGCTCAGGCAGCCCTGGAACATCGGCGCGATCTCGAGGTAGCCGCGGCTGTGGGCGATGCCGCGGAGAGCGCCGGGATCGATCCGCCATTCCATCGGTGAGACATGCGCGTACGGCGTTCCGGTGAAAACCTGGAAACGCAAACGGACAGCGCGTGCGTACCAATCCTGCATGAGTCCCCCTCGGCGGCGAGGATACTGAGCTCCATGACCGGTGACCCGCTCGATTCACTCAGAAGGCTGTGTCTCGCGCTGCCGGAAGTCTCCGAGCGGCTCAGTCACGGCGAGCCGACATGGTTCGTCCGCGGCAAGAAGACGTTCGTCATGTACGCCGACCGTCATCACGACGACAAGGTCGCGTTTTGGTGCCCGGCGCCGCCGGGGGCGCAGGAGGAACTCGTGGGCGCCGAGCCGGAGCGGTTCTTCCGGCCGCCGTATGTCGGGCATCGGGGGTGGCTCGGGGTGCGGCTGGACGTGGACGTCGACTGGGCCGAGATCGAAGGCATCGTCACCGACGCGTATTGCCTCGTGGCCCCGAAATCCCTGATCGCGCAGGTCCCCGGACGCACGTAATGGCCCCTCCACCGGAAGGGGCCACTACGTGCGGATTCAACCTCGTTGTGATCGGACGCCCAGTAGGACGTCTTCCCAGGATGGGACGATGGGGTGGTTCTTCTTCCCCTTCGCCCGTGGAGCGGGTTCGGCCACTTCCTCCGGCTCGTCAGCCGGAAGTGGTGGCTCGGTCTCTTCTTCGGGCTCCGCGATCGGCGCGTCGATCACTTTCGCGACCGGCTCTTCGGGGGCCGAATCCAGGGTGGGCTGGACGGCGGCTTCCTTGCCGGGGTCCAGCGCCCGGACCGTGCGCGGGGCGCGGTAGGCGTTGGGGTTGAGCAGGACTTCGGCGTTCTCGTCGAGGGCTTGCACGGTGCCGCCGTGCGCGCCGGGCGCGAACGCCCAGTGCGCGCGGTTGTCCGAGCGGCCCGCCTTCCAGCTCAGCACGACGACCCACTTGCCGTCGTCGCCTCGCCAGGAGTCCCAGGTCGCCTGGCTGTAGTCGTGGCCGCGCTGCCCGAAGGAGTGCGCCACGACCTCGCCGAGCGTCTGGACGTCGGGGCCGTCCTCGCGGACCGGATGCGCCCGCTGGGCGAGTTCGGCGGTGCGGGACCGTTCGAGGAGGACGGGGTACGCGAACCGCTCGACGCGCTGCACGGTGACGCCGGCGCTGCTCGCGACCTGCTCCACGGACTCACCGGCCCGGATTCGTGCCTGGATCTCGCGTGGCCGCATTTGGCTCTCCAACTCGATTTCGATCTGGCCGAGGCGGGTGATGTCACCCCTCGCCGCCGCTCGCAGCCTCTCATCCGCGGGGAGCAGGAAGCGCGTGCGGCTCGCCGGGTCTTCACACACGATGGACTTACCGTCCTCGTGCAGCCCGACCACCCGTAGCGCTCGCATTCTCGCCTCCCCGATTCTTCACCATTGTGGGTGTCCACGTTAAAACGGCGCGTCGCCTTGACGTGTGAGGCGCGCCGATGTCATGTGTCCTGCTCACTATTTTGTTCATGACGGCAAGGGGAATTCTGCGGGAGCGACGGGCGGCTCGCCGCGTGACGCGCCGGACACGCACAGTCACGATCGGGGGAATCTACGGCAGGCGCACCCGGACGACCAGTCCGCCGCCGCGTCCGCCCGGCTCCGCGCCCGCGGTCCCACCGTGCGCCTTCGCGATGGACCGGACGATCGACAGCCCGAGGCCCGCGTTGCGGGAGTCGCCGGTACGGTCGCCCGACAGCCGCCGGAACGGTTCGAACAGCGCGGGCACGGCGTCCAGCGGCACCTGCGGGCCGGTGTTGCGCACGACCAGCGCCGGATCGACGCCGATGTCGACGTGGACCCAGCCGCCCTTGTGGTTGTAGGTGATGGCGTTGTGCACCAGGTTCGTGACCAGCCGCTCCAGCAGCACGGGATCGCCGGACACCGTCCGCGGCCGCAGCCGCGACTCCACCGTGACGCCAGCTTCCTCGGCCATGGCCGACGCCGACCGGATCACCGTCGCCGCGACCTCGTCCAACCGGACGGGGGTGCGCGCGGCCAGGCCGCGGTCGCTGCGGGCGAGCACGAGCAGGCCCTCGATCATCCGCTCGCTGCGTTCGTTGGTGTAGATCAGGTGCTCGCCGAGTTTCCGTACCTCGGGGCTCGCGTCGGGGTCGGCCATCGCCACCTCGACCAGCGTGCGCTGGACCGCGAGCGGGGTCCGCAGTTCGTGGGAGGCGTTGGCGACGAAGCGTTTCTGGCTGTCGAACGACACGGCGAGCCGGTCGAGCATGCCGTCGAAGGTGTCGGCGAGTTCCTTGAGTTCGTCGTCGGGGCCGTCGAGGTCGATCCGCCGGTCGAGGTTCTCGACCTCGAGTTTCCGCGCGGTCGAGGTGATCGCGTGCAACGGCCGCAGCACCCGGCTCGCCATCAGCCAGCCGAGCAGCACCGCGAGCGCGCCGGCGATCGCCAGCGCCACCAGCGATTGCCACAGCAGGGTCGAGAGGACGTCCGAGCGGTACTCGGTGATCGAGGTCGCGACCAGTTGCGTGGCTTGAGCACGCTCCACGGGCATGATGGTCGTCGTGTCCATGGGGTACGCGCGCTGGACCGCGACCCCCGCGGCGTCGGTCGCGAACGTCGCCGTATCCGGCAGCGTCGAACTCACCAGCAGGTAGTTGACGATGAGCAGGGCGAGCCCGACGAGCAGGAACGCGCCGCCGTAGAGCGCCGTCAGCTTGGTGCGGACGGAGAGCCGGAGCGGTTTCACGAGCCGAACCGGTAACCGGCGCCGGGCACGGTCTCGATCAGCGGCGGTTCACCGAGTTTGCGCCGCAACGTCATCATCGCCACCCGGACGGCGTTCGTGAACGGATCGGCGTGTTCGTCCCAGGCCTTCTCCAGCAGGTCTTCCGCGCTGACCACGGTCCCTTCGGCGCGCATGAGCACTTCCAGTACCGCGAACTCCTTGGGGGACAAGGGAAGGAACCGGCCGTCGCGCGACGCCTGATGCCGGGGCAGGTCGAGGACCACGCCGCCGCGCTCCAGTACCGGCGGCAGCGCCGGCCGCGCGCGCCGCGACAGCGCCTGCACCCGCGCGACGAGTTCGGCGAACGCGAACGGTTTCGTCAGGTAGTCGTCGGCGCCGAGACCCAGCCCGGCGACCCGGTCGTCGACGTCGGCCGCGGCCGTCAGCATGAGGACCCGCGCCTCGCCGCCGGTCCCGATCACCGCGGCGCAGACCTCGTCGCCGTGCACGAGGGGGAGATCCCGGTCGAGGACGACGACGTCGTAGCCGTGCACGCCGACCCGGTCCAGGGCCTGCGCGCCGTCGTAGCAGACGTCGACGGCCATGGAGAACCGTCGCAGGCCCTCGGCGATCGTGTCCGCCAGCAACCGCTCGTCTTCCACCACCAGCACTCTCACCTGGCCAGTCTGCCCCGGATGGGGGTAAGCGGGGGATAAGCGCGGCTCAGCCGACCGGGTGTGGCCCGGGTGTTGCGAAAGCCACTTTCGCAACCTTGAACGTTGCGAAAGTGGCTTTCGCAACGTCGCTTCGCGCTGCGGGGCCCAGGTGAAGGGCGCCTTCCCCGCATCGGACGAGGGGAAAGTCCCCTTCGCGACGCCCGGGCCTTGCTCGGCGCTCGCCCCTGCGTGGATCCACCGACCGGATGGCGAACGTCCCCTTCATGTCAAGGCGCGCGCCGGTCCATGGTGCCGCGTCCGGCGAGAGTGGTGCTTGGAGGCGTAACTCACGTGCTTGAAGCCGTAACTCACGTGATTGAAGGCGGAACTGCGTGTTCCGGCTCCAAGCACGCGAGTTACGGCTCCGATCACGCGTTATCCGGCCGGGTGCAGCTGCCGTGCCGGAATCACCTGCTGAGGGGTGTTCGGGCTGGACCACAGCAGCTTCATCGACGCCTCGCCGCCTCGTTCGGTGTGGTCGAGCCGGATCGCGTACGACCGCCCCGCGACCAGATCGAGTGTCGCTTTGTCGACACTCGGGCCGTGCGGGGTGGTGTTGTCGATCAGGAGTTTCCCGTCGACCCACAGTCGCACGGTGTCGTCCGAAACCGTGGTGAACGTGTACTTCCCGGTGTCCCGCGCGGTGACCTGCCCGGTCCAGCGCGAGGAGAAGGTCTCCGCCGGGATCTTCGCGTCCGGTGAGCCGGTGAACTTCCAGTTGTGGTTCACGCCCGGTTCGACCCGGCGCACCGCCGGTGTTCCGGTGAAGTCCGCGTTCGGCCAGTACTCGGCGGTCAGCCCCGTCCCGCGGCCGGCGGGTGCCTGCGGCAGCGGATCGACGCTCAGTTCGATGACGGTCGCGACGTCGTTCGTCCGGCCGCCCGACGGGGTGAGCTTCACGCTTCCGGACGTCTGCTCGACCCGCACGCGCTGCCGGCTGCCGAGCACCCGCGCGTCGCGAACCCGGAAAGGCGCCAACGCGTCGAGCGTCAGCGGGCCGCCCGAAGCGGGCCAATCGAACACCGACGCGTAAAGCTTGTCACCGCGACGGCTGACGACGCCCCAGCCCGGTTCGGCGACCAGCCCCGGCGCGCCCGCCCCGTAGACGGCGGCGGACTGGCCGTTCGTTCGCAGCCACTGGCCCATCTGCTTCAGCCGGTCGATGGATTCCCGCGGCACGCGGCCGTTGCGGTCGGGGCCGACGTTGAGCAGGAAGTTGCCGCCGCGGCCGGCGATCGAGAGCAGTTTCCTGGTCAGATCCGCCGAGGATTTCCAGTTGTGGTCCCAATCCGTGTATCCCCAGCTGCCGTTGAGGGTCATGCACGACTCCCACAGCTGCCCGTCGACCGGCTTGTCCGGGATCTCCTGTTCGGGTGTTCCCGTGTCGCCGTCGACCACCCGGCGTTTGCCGACGCGGTTGTTGACCACAATGGACGGGTCGAGGCTGCGGACGTAGGCCTCCAGTTCCTCGCCGTCCTTTTCCGTCCACGGGTTGTTGGGCCGGTCGGTGCTCCATTCGCCGTCGAACCACAACACCGCCGGGCGGTAGTTGTCGACGAGTTCCTTGAGCTGGGCGTACATCCGTTCCTTGTACTTCGGGAACGTCGCGGGATCGGGGAAGTCCGGGTCGTGCCAGTCCCAGATCGAGTAGTAGAAGCCGAGTTCGACATCGCGCGCGGCCGTCGCGCGTTTCAGCTCGGCGAGGATGTCGCGCTTCTTGTCGAACGAAGAGTGGTCGCGGAGGTTGAACTTGTTGACCTTCGTCGGCCACATCGCGTAGCCCTCGTGGTGTTTCGACGTGATCACCACGTACTTCTGCCCGGCGTCCTTCGCCGACTGCGCGATGGCGTTCGCGTCGAACCCCGCTGGGTCGAACTTCGCGGCGATCTGCTCGTATTCGGCGCGCGGGATCTGGCAGTTCCGCTGGATCCACTCGGCGTCCTGGCAAACGCTTCCGTCGGGACGGGTGTACTTCCCTTGAAGCTGGGAGTACGCGCCGAAGTGGATGAATTGGCCGAAGCGGTCGTCACGCCACCAGCGCGTCCGCTCGGCGGTGAACGGGTCGTCGTAGGCGTGGTCGGACGGGAGTGGTGCGGCTTCCGCGGCGGGCGCGACGCCCAGTGCGGTGGTCGCGATGACGAGGGCCGCCAGGGCCCGGAGTGGCTTGCGGCGATTCATGCACTCCTCCTCGCTGAGGTGTGGACGTCGGAACTCTAAGAAGCCAGAGATCGGATGTGAACCCCTGAAAGTCTCGTGAAGCGCCTAGTTCACCCGTAAAGACGGCAGATAGATCGGATCTCTGTTCCGCTGACGGGGACGGTAAGCGCGGCATAAGCGACTTCGCTTACCGCGCCGGAATCGCCCGCTCCGTAGAAATCGGTGCGCCAAGACGACCGAAGGAGCAGCGATGCGGAAACGACCGATGGCGGTACTGATCGCCGGAGCGGTCCTCGCGCTGGTGGCCGGCTGTGGCGGCGGCGGGGACGGCGGCGACAAGGTCGCCTCGATCTCGTCGCCGCCGGCGCCCGGCGCCGCCGGTGACGGAAAGCAGGCCGACAACGTGTCCGACGAGGACAAGATGCGCAACTACCGGAAATGCATGCGCGAGCACGGGATCGAGATGCCCGAACCCAAGCCCGACGGCAGCGGGCAGGACACCGTCACCTTCGACGCGCGCGACATGCCGGACGAGAAAAAGATGAACGCCGCGAGCGACGCGTGCCGCAAGCTGCTGCCGAACGGCGGCGAGATCAAACCGCCCACGCCCGAAGAGCTCGACAAGATGCGCAAGGAAGCGAAGTGCATGCGCGAGCACGGCATCGACTTCCCGGATCCCGAGCCCGGGGGCAAGGGTGGCGCCGCCATCGCGCTGGGCGACGCGAACGGTGATCCCAAGAAGTTCGAAGAAGCGGCGAAGGCCTGCGGTCTCGGCATGACCATGAGGGCGGCCCCGGCGAAATGAGCGAACACGAAGGACCCGGCGGCGCACGGCGTTCGCGCCGGGCACGCTGGTTCATCATCGCGGCGGTGCTCGTCGTCGTGGTCGGGACGATGTCGGTGGTCGTGCTGACCAGGGTCACGTCGGAAGCCCAGCAGGTCGGGCAGGCGCCGCCGCCGGTCGAGACCGCGAAAATCGAGAAGACCGACCTGCAGGAGGAGGAAGAGGCGAACGGAACTCTGGGCTACGGCGCGGAAAACTCCCTCGCCGGCCGGAAACAGG is from Amycolatopsis lurida and encodes:
- a CDS encoding TrmH family RNA methyltransferase, which codes for MAELITIDDRDDPRLDDFRDLSTADRRPDRPGGRGFVIAEGTVVVERLFKSPYPVRSLLGVERRFRELGGDLDLVDVPGYVTSAETMADVVGFHLNRGILAVADRPVPPSTVEEVIDGARVLAVLEGVGDHENLGSLFRNAAALGVDGVLLGAGCSDPLYRRSVRVSMGHVLRVPFATFGSWPGDLELLRERGFRIAALTPRADSVSLRQLRDQTPEKVALMLGAEGPGLTEEAIAAADVAVRIPMPEGVDSLNVATAGAIAFYETRPPLS
- a CDS encoding DUF2537 domain-containing protein — protein: MELRIREGRAVLAGPGGERAREVDPHSLAIGSDLAQALHEWARVASAVGGTGTEAASVVSQRGRQLAQRVAATMGTSVRFVDPVSGDGVIIDPPAPAPRNELARRLFGTPDPAGEPTPWLTGLTVSAFAAALVVVAMLALANTLARETNGWLALLASAVVTAGITPSLWLARRVPIVRWAAFGAAAGIVIAWIGVLVVVF
- a CDS encoding putative T7SS-secreted protein — its product is MTGNPYPALGFDPAPGDVGGVGELAEKYRTVSRDLEEADTMLRQIVTKQGIWTGEASEAFARRLGPLPEYLDGAARSMAQAAYALEGWARDLGEMQRQAADLERRAQAAAQAAEQARANPDFALASQTFTDQQSLRIAQALLDNAGRQLQAAIDGCTEVQEAAKELFAQHTSVAARVADLLRKAKELAPDEPDLLDDVVDAVTGVVKDLVNLTADVVDAVWDAVQDNAEVLSKVSDVVGDAGNLLGLAGEFIPPPAGDVVSAVGTSLGVVATAGHATAAFAGADVSPETIAFDLAGVATSGLGALFPNSPWIKPLGLGSVGAQFQTDAGTEVAGLSFEGPIDDFKNYWWPKDAGQAAMASASIFNGLPILWGAVAVGNAAEAGVAADNTPERRRERAEDKAWS
- a CDS encoding MmcQ/YjbR family DNA-binding protein, giving the protein MTGDPLDSLRRLCLALPEVSERLSHGEPTWFVRGKKTFVMYADRHHDDKVAFWCPAPPGAQEELVGAEPERFFRPPYVGHRGWLGVRLDVDVDWAEIEGIVTDAYCLVAPKSLIAQVPGRT
- the sepH gene encoding septation protein SepH codes for the protein MRALRVVGLHEDGKSIVCEDPASRTRFLLPADERLRAAARGDITRLGQIEIELESQMRPREIQARIRAGESVEQVASSAGVTVQRVERFAYPVLLERSRTAELAQRAHPVREDGPDVQTLGEVVAHSFGQRGHDYSQATWDSWRGDDGKWVVVLSWKAGRSDNRAHWAFAPGAHGGTVQALDENAEVLLNPNAYRAPRTVRALDPGKEAAVQPTLDSAPEEPVAKVIDAPIAEPEEETEPPLPADEPEEVAEPAPRAKGKKNHPIVPSWEDVLLGVRSQRG
- a CDS encoding ATP-binding protein; this encodes MKPLRLSVRTKLTALYGGAFLLVGLALLIVNYLLVSSTLPDTATFATDAAGVAVQRAYPMDTTTIMPVERAQATQLVATSITEYRSDVLSTLLWQSLVALAIAGALAVLLGWLMASRVLRPLHAITSTARKLEVENLDRRIDLDGPDDELKELADTFDGMLDRLAVSFDSQKRFVANASHELRTPLAVQRTLVEVAMADPDASPEVRKLGEHLIYTNERSERMIEGLLVLARSDRGLAARTPVRLDEVAATVIRSASAMAEEAGVTVESRLRPRTVSGDPVLLERLVTNLVHNAITYNHKGGWVHVDIGVDPALVVRNTGPQVPLDAVPALFEPFRRLSGDRTGDSRNAGLGLSIVRSIAKAHGGTAGAEPGGRGGGLVVRVRLP
- a CDS encoding response regulator transcription factor, translating into MRVLVVEDERLLADTIAEGLRRFSMAVDVCYDGAQALDRVGVHGYDVVVLDRDLPLVHGDEVCAAVIGTGGEARVLMLTAAADVDDRVAGLGLGADDYLTKPFAFAELVARVQALSRRARPALPPVLERGGVVLDLPRHQASRDGRFLPLSPKEFAVLEVLMRAEGTVVSAEDLLEKAWDEHADPFTNAVRVAMMTLRRKLGEPPLIETVPGAGYRFGS